In Rhodococcus pseudokoreensis, the DNA window CGTTCACCCTCGTTGCGGTGCTTCACGAACTGCCGGACGACGCGATCGATGTAGTCACCGAGTTCGACGCTGGTGACCTTGTGCTGGCGAAGCTTCCGGCCGAAGGCCGAATCGAATCCGAGGCTGCCGCCGAGGTGGACCTGGAAGCCCTCTACCTGGTTGCCGTCGCCGTCGTCGACGAGCATTCCCTTGAACCCGATGTCCGCGACCTGCGAGCGGGCGCAGGAGTTGGGGCAGCCGTTGATGTTGATCGTGATCGGCACGTCGAGCTGCGCGTTGATGTCGGCCAGCCGCTGCTCGAGTTCGGGAACGAGCACCTGCGAGCGCTTCCGCGTCTCCGCGAACGACAGTTTGCAGAACTCGATGCCCGAGCACGCCATCAGGTTCTTGCGCCAGTGCGACGGACGCGCGGGCAGGCCCAGCTCGTCCAGGTCGGCGATCAGCTGCTCGAGCTTGTCGTCGGCGACGTCGAGGATGATCAGCTTCTGGTACGGCGTGAAGCGGATCTTGTCGCTGCCCGCACGCTCGGCGGCGTCCGCGACCTTGGCCAGGATCGTGCCCGACACGCGACCCGCGATGGGGGCGAACCCGACGGCGTTGAGACCGTTGCGGGTCTTCTGCACACCGACGTGGTCGATCGGCCGGGTGGGCTTCTCCGGCGCGGGGCCGTCGATGAGCTTGCGCTTAAGGTACTCGGTCTCGAGGACCTCGCGGAACCGCTCGATGCCCCAGTCCTTCACCAGGAACTTCAGGCGCGCCTTGTTCCGCAGTCGGCGGTAGCCGTAGTCGCGGAAGATCGACACCACGGCTTCCCACACGTCGGGAACCTCATCGAGCGGCACCCAGACGCCGACGCGCTGCGCCAGCATCGGGTTGGTGGACAGGCCGCCGCCGACCCACAGGTCGAGGCCGGGACCGTGCTCGGGATGGTTGACGCCGACGAACGCGACGTCGTTGATCTCGTG includes these proteins:
- a CDS encoding nitrite/sulfite reductase; this translates as MTSTTDASPAAAQAAPARTRTAKPARRRAEGQWALGYREPLNANEQAKKDDNPLNVRARIENIYSKQGFDSIDKSDLRGRMRWWGLYTQREQGYDGTFTGDENIDLLEAKYFMMRVRCDAGALNVEQLRTIAGISTEFARDTADLSDRENVQYHWIEVENVPEIWKRLEGVGLKTTEACGDCPRVVLGSPLAGESLSEVLDPTPAIDEIVRRYIGKPEYSNLPRKFKTAISGQQDVVHEINDVAFVGVNHPEHGPGLDLWVGGGLSTNPMLAQRVGVWVPLDEVPDVWEAVVSIFRDYGYRRLRNKARLKFLVKDWGIERFREVLETEYLKRKLIDGPAPEKPTRPIDHVGVQKTRNGLNAVGFAPIAGRVSGTILAKVADAAERAGSDKIRFTPYQKLIILDVADDKLEQLIADLDELGLPARPSHWRKNLMACSGIEFCKLSFAETRKRSQVLVPELEQRLADINAQLDVPITININGCPNSCARSQVADIGFKGMLVDDGDGNQVEGFQVHLGGSLGFDSAFGRKLRQHKVTSVELGDYIDRVVRQFVKHRNEGERFAEWVVRADEGDLR